A genome region from Panicum virgatum strain AP13 chromosome 4K, P.virgatum_v5, whole genome shotgun sequence includes the following:
- the LOC120702232 gene encoding receptor-like kinase TMK3 → MGMEMKHFKIPRRVTAIDLAGQGLAGTLPSSPGLTALESLELQGNALSGAVPPLRAPSLTRLSLEGNAFTSLPGDFLRAAPALRSLSMDGLPLPPWPFPDAIFSCPSLRAFSASNASITGRFPAAAVVASLTSIRTLRLSHNNLTGVIPASLGRMASLADISLSYNHLQGPVPAFGPAVAADVVAGNGFCLDEPGPCNAQVSALLRVAEGFGYPLNLSRSWTGNDACNGWLGVVCDASVVTALGLTNYNLSGTISPAIANLTGLRKLDLAGNRLTGEIPDALAALPNLVLVDVRNNRLTGKLPKFRASVDVSAEGNSPSLRSHHGSGQGSLDDGSSPSSDSAADASSKLSAGTTVGIVVVVLVSWMGN, encoded by the exons ATGGGGATGGAGATGAAGCATTTCAAGATCCCCCGCCGCGTCACCGCCATCGACCTCGCGGGGCAAGGCCTGGCGGGGACCCTGCCGTCCTCcccagg CCTCACCGCGCTGGAGTCGCTCGAGCTCCAGGGCAACGCCCTCTCCGGCGCGGTCCCGCCGCTCCGAGCCCCGTCCCTGACCCGCCTCTCCCTCGAGGGCAACGCCTTCACGTCCCTCCCGGGGGACTTCCTCCGCGCGGCGCCCGCGCTGCGGAGCCTCAGCATGGACGGCCTGCCCCTCCCGCCGTGGCCGTTCCCCGACGCCATCTTCAGCTGCCCTTCCCTCCGCGCCTTCTCGGCCTCCAACGCCAGCATCACCGGCCGCttcccggcggcggccgtggtcgCCAGCCTCACGTCGATCAGGACGCTGCGCCTGTCCCACAACAACCTCACCGGCGTGATACCGGCGTCCCTGGGCAGGATGGCGAGCCTGGCAGACATCTCCCTGTCCTACAACCACCTCCAGGGCCCGGTGCCGGCGTTCGgccccgccgtggccgccgacgTGGTCGCCGGGAACGGCTTCTGCTTGGACGAGCCCGGGCCATGCAACGCGCAGGTGAGCGCTCTGCTGCGGGTGGCGGAGGGCTTCGGCTACCCGCTCAATCTTTCGAGGTCGTGGACGGGGAACGACGCCTGCAATGGCTGGCTGGGCGTGGTATGCGACGCGTCAGTGGTGACCGCCCTCGGCCTGACGAACTACAACTTGTCAGGGACGATATCGCCGGCCATCGCCAACTTGACAGGGCTGAGGAAGCTTGACCTGGCCGGCAACCGTCTCACCGGGGAGATCCCGGATGCCCTCGCGGCGTTGCCGAATCTTGTCCTCGTTGATGTCAGAAACAACAGGCTCACCGGCAAGCTGCCCAAGTTTAGGGCATCGGTTGATGTGTCAGCAGAAGGGAACAGCCCAAGTTTGAGGAGCCATCATGGTTCAGGGCAAGGTAGTCTCGATGATGGCTCTTCACCATCTTCAGACTCCGCTGCAGATGCCTCATCAAAGTTGAGTGCAGGAACTACTGTTGGCATTGTCGTAGttgtgcttgtttcctggatgGGCAATTAG
- the LOC120704026 gene encoding UMP-CMP kinase 2-like — protein MWRRRLGAFLLRSPPSSSSTAASSCQHRRHHLLPREEPPALNRLARLFTSQAGSDGGNSQKPFIAFVLGGPGSGKGTQCTKIALDFGFAHLSAGDLLRHEIASGSEKGELIVDIIKEGRIVPSEITVELIRKAMEASNANKVLIDGFPRCEENRIAFERIVGREPDIVVFFDCPEDEMVKRLLGRNQGRVDDNIETIKKRLKVFESLNIPVIDYYSSRGKVRKINATGTADEIFEAVCKLFSSLRF, from the exons AtgtggcggaggcggctgggAGCTTTCCTTCTCCGATCCCCgccgtcttcctcctccacaGCCGCCTCTTCTTGCCAGcatcgccgccaccacctcctcccccGCGAG GAACCTCCAGCCCTCAATCGTCTTGCAAGGCTCTTCACGTCCCAAGCT GGAAGTGATGGTGGCAATTCCCAGAAGCCGTTCATTGCTTTCGTCTTAG GGGGTCCTGGCAGTGGCAAAGGAACACAATGCACCAAGATTGCTTTAGATTTCGGATTTGCCCATTTGAGCGCTGGTGACCTTCTGCGCCATGAAATAGCATCTGGCAGTGAGAAAGG GGAGTTGATCGTGGACATCATTAAGGAAGGGAGGATTGTCCCATCAGAGATAACCGTGGAACTCATCAGGAAAGCTATGGAAGCGAGCAATGCCAATAAGGTTCTTATTGATGGCTTCCCAAGGTGTGAGGAAAACAGAATCGCTTTTGAAAGAATT GTTGGAAGAGAACCAGACATTGTGGTTTTCTTTGACTGTCCTGAGGATGAGATGGTTAAACGCCTTCTAGGCCGTAACCAG GGGCGGGTTGATGATAACATTGAGACAATCAAGAAGCGTCTTAAGGTGTTTGAGAGTTTGAATATTCCTGTTATTGACTACTATTCTTCTAGGGGAAAGGTTCGCAAG ATAAATGCCACGGGCACTGCAGATGAAATCTTTGAAGCAGTCTGCAAGCTCTTTTCGTCCTTAAG GTTCTGA
- the LOC120704027 gene encoding uncharacterized protein LOC120704027 isoform X2 gives MGGGGDITPTSIPSSPSCSSEVPPEFADYVAISSVCNDEASDGCSDCDDAEVEALYFGRRLQDRLREAKEFIRRYKPGDCIEGAGGTKAGDYILPEITTLLLVGPRGAGKSTLVNRITRVFDKDDVPFAPDRAQVSRNSKSNGTLFLQEYPIPRNSTAICIYDTQSLSIDPQKKFNMLQQWMTKGISHGETMTCFSRDTDEGNKTKDIKPFGRQFNILCYKTRKVNFVIFVVDGVSILEATESNKKGYIDILRETFMYPFLSIGDDKPVVVVTHGDCLSMLQRAHVQNELAEVFGIPACQIFDIPGSDDYQTDLAILDMLRYCIQHAEQNFPIKLNYLLEGNLDLHSRFAQKHSFSITSSQLNFI, from the exons atgggcggcggcggcgacatcaCCCCCACCAGCATCCCCTCCTCACCGTCGTGCTCGTCGGAGGTTCCTCCTG AGTTCGCCGACTACGTGGCCATCTCGTCGGTTTGCAACGACGAAGCATCTGATGGGTGCTCTGACTGCGACGACGCCGAGGTTGAGGCTCTCTACTTCGGCCGCAGGCTGCAGGACCGCCTGCGAGAGGCGAAAGAGTTCATCAGGAG GTATAAGCCTGGGGATTGCATTGAGGGAGCTGGCGGCACAAAAGCTGGGGATTATATCTTGCCCGAGATCACTACACTACTTTTAGTGGGCCCTAGAGGTGCGGGCAAGAGCACACTTGTGAACCGAATTACAAGGGTCTTTGACAAGGATGATGTTCCCTTTGCACCAGATCGAGCGCAGGTGTCAC gaaattcaaaatcaaatggtACGCTTTTTCTTCAGGAGTACCCAATTCCGAGGAATTCGACTGCTATATGTATTTATGATACACAGAGCTTATCAATCGATCCACAGAAAAAATTCAATATGCTGCAGCAgtggatgacaaagggaatCAGCCATGGGGAGACAATGACGTG TTTTAGCAGGGATACTGATGAAGGAAATAAAACTAAGGACATCAAACCATTTGGGAGACAATTCAATATTCTTTGTTACAAAACCAGGAAGGTCAACTTTGTTATATTTGTTGTTGATGGTGTTTCTATCCTTGAGGCAACTGAAAGCAACAAGAAAGGATACATTGACATACTGCGTGAAACATTTATGTATCCATTTTTATCAATTGGAG ATGACAAACCTGTTGTTGTGGTCACACATGGTGATTGCCTATCGATGCTCCAGCGCGCACATGTTCAAAACGAGTTAGCAGAAGTATTTGGCATTCCTGCCTGTCAAATTTTTGATATACCAG GATCTGATGATTACCAAACTGATCTGGCTATATTGGATATGTTACGTTACTGTATCCAACATGCTGAGCAGAACTTCCCCATTAAATTGAATTATCTTTTAGAG GGTAATTTAGATCTCCATTCtcgttttgcccagaaacattcattttccatcacatcatcaCAATTGAACTTTATTTAA
- the LOC120704027 gene encoding uncharacterized protein LOC120704027 isoform X3, producing MSRYKPGDCIEGAGGTKAGDYILPEITTLLLVGPRGAGKSTLVNRITRVFDKDDVPFAPDRAQVSRNSKSNGTLFLQEYPIPRNSTAICIYDTQSLSIDPQKKFNMLQQWMTKGISHGETMTCFSRDTDEGNKTKDIKPFGRQFNILCYKTRKVNFVIFVVDGVSILEATESNKKGYIDILRETFMYPFLSIGDDKPVVVVTHGDCLSMLQRAHVQNELAEVFGIPACQIFDIPGSDDYQTDLAILDMLRYCIQHAEQNFPIKLNYLLEVRGRETFKNAAERLMALDAVIEATIIFLCIMILLIRVSDKLLQL from the exons ATGAGCAGGTATAAGCCTGGGGATTGCATTGAGGGAGCTGGCGGCACAAAAGCTGGGGATTATATCTTGCCCGAGATCACTACACTACTTTTAGTGGGCCCTAGAGGTGCGGGCAAGAGCACACTTGTGAACCGAATTACAAGGGTCTTTGACAAGGATGATGTTCCCTTTGCACCAGATCGAGCGCAGGTGTCAC gaaattcaaaatcaaatggtACGCTTTTTCTTCAGGAGTACCCAATTCCGAGGAATTCGACTGCTATATGTATTTATGATACACAGAGCTTATCAATCGATCCACAGAAAAAATTCAATATGCTGCAGCAgtggatgacaaagggaatCAGCCATGGGGAGACAATGACGTG TTTTAGCAGGGATACTGATGAAGGAAATAAAACTAAGGACATCAAACCATTTGGGAGACAATTCAATATTCTTTGTTACAAAACCAGGAAGGTCAACTTTGTTATATTTGTTGTTGATGGTGTTTCTATCCTTGAGGCAACTGAAAGCAACAAGAAAGGATACATTGACATACTGCGTGAAACATTTATGTATCCATTTTTATCAATTGGAG ATGACAAACCTGTTGTTGTGGTCACACATGGTGATTGCCTATCGATGCTCCAGCGCGCACATGTTCAAAACGAGTTAGCAGAAGTATTTGGCATTCCTGCCTGTCAAATTTTTGATATACCAG GATCTGATGATTACCAAACTGATCTGGCTATATTGGATATGTTACGTTACTGTATCCAACATGCTGAGCAGAACTTCCCCATTAAATTGAATTATCTTTTAGAG GTGCGTGGGCGTGAAACTTTTAAGAACGCAGCAGAGCGGTTGATGGCCTTAGATGCAGTAATCGAAGCCACCATTATTTTCCTTTGCATCATGATTCTTCTGATTCGAGTTTCAGATAAATTGCTGCAATTGTAA
- the LOC120704027 gene encoding uncharacterized protein LOC120704027 isoform X1: protein MGGGGDITPTSIPSSPSCSSEVPPEFADYVAISSVCNDEASDGCSDCDDAEVEALYFGRRLQDRLREAKEFIRRYKPGDCIEGAGGTKAGDYILPEITTLLLVGPRGAGKSTLVNRITRVFDKDDVPFAPDRAQVSRNSKSNGTLFLQEYPIPRNSTAICIYDTQSLSIDPQKKFNMLQQWMTKGISHGETMTCFSRDTDEGNKTKDIKPFGRQFNILCYKTRKVNFVIFVVDGVSILEATESNKKGYIDILRETFMYPFLSIGDDKPVVVVTHGDCLSMLQRAHVQNELAEVFGIPACQIFDIPGSDDYQTDLAILDMLRYCIQHAEQNFPIKLNYLLEVRGRETFKNAAERLMALDAVIEATIIFLCIMILLIRVSDKLLQL from the exons atgggcggcggcggcgacatcaCCCCCACCAGCATCCCCTCCTCACCGTCGTGCTCGTCGGAGGTTCCTCCTG AGTTCGCCGACTACGTGGCCATCTCGTCGGTTTGCAACGACGAAGCATCTGATGGGTGCTCTGACTGCGACGACGCCGAGGTTGAGGCTCTCTACTTCGGCCGCAGGCTGCAGGACCGCCTGCGAGAGGCGAAAGAGTTCATCAGGAG GTATAAGCCTGGGGATTGCATTGAGGGAGCTGGCGGCACAAAAGCTGGGGATTATATCTTGCCCGAGATCACTACACTACTTTTAGTGGGCCCTAGAGGTGCGGGCAAGAGCACACTTGTGAACCGAATTACAAGGGTCTTTGACAAGGATGATGTTCCCTTTGCACCAGATCGAGCGCAGGTGTCAC gaaattcaaaatcaaatggtACGCTTTTTCTTCAGGAGTACCCAATTCCGAGGAATTCGACTGCTATATGTATTTATGATACACAGAGCTTATCAATCGATCCACAGAAAAAATTCAATATGCTGCAGCAgtggatgacaaagggaatCAGCCATGGGGAGACAATGACGTG TTTTAGCAGGGATACTGATGAAGGAAATAAAACTAAGGACATCAAACCATTTGGGAGACAATTCAATATTCTTTGTTACAAAACCAGGAAGGTCAACTTTGTTATATTTGTTGTTGATGGTGTTTCTATCCTTGAGGCAACTGAAAGCAACAAGAAAGGATACATTGACATACTGCGTGAAACATTTATGTATCCATTTTTATCAATTGGAG ATGACAAACCTGTTGTTGTGGTCACACATGGTGATTGCCTATCGATGCTCCAGCGCGCACATGTTCAAAACGAGTTAGCAGAAGTATTTGGCATTCCTGCCTGTCAAATTTTTGATATACCAG GATCTGATGATTACCAAACTGATCTGGCTATATTGGATATGTTACGTTACTGTATCCAACATGCTGAGCAGAACTTCCCCATTAAATTGAATTATCTTTTAGAG GTGCGTGGGCGTGAAACTTTTAAGAACGCAGCAGAGCGGTTGATGGCCTTAGATGCAGTAATCGAAGCCACCATTATTTTCCTTTGCATCATGATTCTTCTGATTCGAGTTTCAGATAAATTGCTGCAATTGTAA
- the LOC120704029 gene encoding uncharacterized protein LOC120704029 isoform X2, protein MALGHDGTENRLSICFHQLISCLLEKALESSGDDLDSAIKSLNELRLESTGLKSENGQHTVIQPSVEGIPDGGVDTSTEHLPAADNYQTSNNGSEWVELFVSEMTNASDIDDARARASRALEALEKSIVERAGAEASQNLHKENMMLKEQLTVVLRENAVLKRAVAIQHERQKEFDERSHEVQSLKQLVLQYQEQVRTLEINNYALTMHLKQAQQNNSIPGRFNPDVF, encoded by the exons ATGGCTTTGGGGCATGATGGCACTGAAAATCGTTTGTCAATATGTTTTCATCAACTGATATCCTGT TTGCTTGAAAAGGCTCTGGAATCATCTGGAGATGACTTGGATTCTGCAATAAAGAGTTTGAACGAGCTGCGCTTGGAGTCCACTGGTCTCAAATCTGAAAATGGCCAGCATACTGTAATTCAGCCATCTGTTGAAG GCATTCCTGATGGTGGTGTGGATACCTCTACAGAACATCTGCCTGCCGCTGATAATTATCAGACAAGTAATAATGGCTCTGAATGGGTTGAGCTATTTGTCAGTGAGATGACTAATGCTTCTGACATAGATGACGCACGGGCTCGGGCATCTAGAGCTTTGGAAGCTTTGGAGAAGTCCATTGTAGAGCGTGCTGGAGCTGAAGCTTCACAAAATCTGCATAAG GAAAACATGATGCTCAAGGAGCAATTGACAGTCGTTCTGCGAGAGAACGCTGTCCTGAAGCGGGCAGTCGCCATTCAGCATGAGCGCCAAAAGGAGTTTGATGAAAGGTCTCATGAAGTCCAAAGCTTGAAGCAACTTGTTTTGCAATACCAGGAACAAGTGAGGACATTAGAG ATAAACAACTATGCCCTCACAATGCACCTCAAGCAGGCTCAGCAGAACAACTCCATACCTGGGCGCTTCAATCCTGATGTCTTCTAA